The following coding sequences lie in one Sphingobium sp. KCTC 72723 genomic window:
- a CDS encoding GntR family transcriptional regulator, whose protein sequence is MADDSRPVYLRLREIIAASILDGDFSDGDLLPSVRAFAAQQGANPLTVAKAYQSFQDDGLVVVKRGVGMFVADGATRKLREAERARFMEQVWPPVAAQIRRLGIRIDDLDVAKV, encoded by the coding sequence ATGGCCGACGATTCCAGACCCGTCTATCTCCGCCTGCGTGAGATTATTGCTGCCTCCATATTGGATGGGGATTTTTCCGATGGCGACCTGTTGCCATCGGTGCGGGCGTTCGCTGCGCAGCAGGGCGCAAACCCGCTGACGGTGGCCAAAGCCTATCAGAGTTTTCAGGATGACGGGCTGGTCGTGGTGAAGCGGGGCGTGGGCATGTTCGTCGCCGATGGCGCGACCCGAAAACTGCGCGAGGCCGAGCGCGCGCGCTTCATGGAGCAGGTGTGGCCGCCGGTAGCGGCGCAGATTAGGCGGCTGGGGATACGGATCGACGATCTGGATGTGGCGAAGGTTTGA
- a CDS encoding tetratricopeptide repeat protein → MSRKRLFLLIVIALLLLSGAGLWQWRAHERDGSAALARGLAALDKGDARTARIELMNAIKRDPRSPTVRLAQARALAELGDGAGAQAEVERARTLGAQPAQTRAVMAQALLLQGDATAALKEARAADIPDTQSIAAARVTARAAIALGDMALAQKTLASAIAAAPEDVENWVDLGRLRLATGDQAGAIAAADRAVALANDDAKALTLRAELTRAQYGLTASLPWFDRALGASPDSVPTMVQYAATVADAGQAGAMLGLTRRILALDPDNARAWVMQAVMAARAGKADLARTLLARTRGRLDDEPATRLLRGVLHVEDGNAVLAVEALAPLVMAQPDNRTARTLLARAYFLGGDFASAATMLAPIVAQRDADPYVLTLAARAQEALGNRPLADDMLARAAWPVRAPADPFASPRDAAIAAGPPPSSAATARDNIPYIRALLSTGRTDDAVTRARLLARANAGAPDAWLIWGDTLGAANRPAEAARAYEAAANIRFDRDAALRLVAAWNRAGNPARAAQVVQLFLTQNPNDAEARRLAAAVAMQAQDWRTALRLLRAVRAQMGDGDAMLMADMARVSLETGDKDAARAFAAHAYRLMPANPMTADIYGWVLLRSGDKGPAMVDLLEKAVALAPGHPALTLHLGQAYAATGRKDEAKLALTRAAASNFPGREEAVEALAAL, encoded by the coding sequence ATGAGCCGCAAGCGGCTGTTTTTGCTCATCGTCATTGCGCTGCTGCTGCTGTCGGGCGCGGGCCTGTGGCAATGGCGCGCGCATGAACGCGATGGCAGCGCCGCTCTGGCGCGTGGCCTGGCCGCGCTGGACAAGGGCGACGCGCGCACCGCTCGCATCGAATTGATGAACGCCATCAAGCGCGATCCGCGCAGCCCCACCGTGCGGCTGGCGCAGGCGCGCGCGCTGGCGGAACTGGGCGATGGCGCAGGGGCGCAGGCCGAAGTCGAACGCGCCCGGACGCTGGGCGCGCAGCCTGCACAGACGCGCGCCGTCATGGCGCAGGCGTTGTTGCTTCAGGGCGATGCAACTGCCGCGCTCAAGGAAGCCCGCGCTGCCGACATTCCCGATACGCAGTCTATCGCCGCCGCCCGCGTGACCGCCCGCGCCGCCATCGCGCTGGGCGACATGGCGCTGGCGCAAAAGACGCTGGCAAGCGCGATTGCCGCAGCGCCCGAAGACGTGGAAAACTGGGTCGATCTGGGTCGTTTGCGGCTGGCCACCGGCGATCAGGCAGGCGCGATTGCCGCCGCCGATCGTGCCGTCGCGCTGGCCAATGACGACGCAAAGGCGCTGACTCTGCGCGCCGAACTCACCCGCGCCCAATATGGCCTGACAGCTTCCCTGCCATGGTTCGACCGCGCGCTGGGTGCCAGCCCCGATTCGGTGCCGACGATGGTGCAATATGCCGCCACGGTGGCCGATGCGGGGCAGGCAGGCGCAATGCTCGGCCTGACCCGGCGGATCCTGGCGCTCGATCCCGACAATGCCCGTGCCTGGGTGATGCAGGCGGTGATGGCCGCGCGCGCAGGCAAGGCCGACCTTGCCCGCACCCTGCTGGCCCGCACCCGTGGGCGGCTGGACGATGAACCCGCCACCCGCCTGCTGCGCGGCGTGCTGCATGTGGAGGATGGCAATGCGGTGTTGGCGGTCGAAGCGCTCGCTCCGCTGGTCATGGCCCAACCCGACAACCGCACCGCCCGCACCCTGCTGGCCCGCGCCTATTTTCTGGGCGGCGATTTCGCCTCCGCCGCGACCATGCTCGCCCCGATCGTCGCGCAGCGGGATGCCGATCCCTATGTGCTGACGCTGGCCGCACGCGCGCAGGAAGCGCTGGGCAACCGCCCGCTGGCCGACGATATGCTGGCGCGTGCCGCATGGCCGGTGCGCGCGCCCGCCGATCCGTTTGCCAGCCCGCGCGATGCCGCCATCGCCGCCGGACCGCCCCCGTCCAGCGCCGCGACCGCCCGCGACAACATCCCTTACATCCGCGCGCTGCTCAGCACCGGGCGAACCGACGATGCCGTCACGCGCGCGCGCCTGCTCGCCCGCGCCAATGCCGGTGCGCCCGACGCATGGCTGATCTGGGGCGATACGCTGGGTGCCGCCAACCGTCCTGCCGAAGCGGCGCGCGCTTATGAAGCCGCCGCCAATATCCGCTTCGACCGGGACGCCGCATTACGTCTGGTTGCCGCATGGAACCGCGCAGGCAACCCGGCCCGTGCCGCGCAGGTCGTGCAACTATTCCTGACGCAAAATCCCAATGATGCAGAAGCCCGGCGTCTCGCCGCCGCCGTTGCCATGCAGGCGCAGGATTGGCGCACCGCGCTGCGCCTGCTGCGCGCCGTCCGCGCGCAAATGGGCGATGGCGACGCCATGCTGATGGCCGATATGGCCCGTGTATCGCTGGAAACCGGCGACAAGGACGCGGCCCGCGCCTTTGCCGCCCACGCCTATCGCCTGATGCCCGCCAATCCGATGACTGCCGACATCTATGGCTGGGTCTTGCTACGCAGCGGCGACAAGGGACCGGCGATGGTCGACCTGCTGGAAAAGGCCGTCGCGCTGGCCCCCGGTCACCCCGCGCTCACCCTGCATCTGGGGCAGGCTTACGCAGCGACCGGCCGCAAGGACGAAGCCAAACTGGCGCTCACCCGCGCCGCCGCCAGCAACTTCCCCGGTCGTGAGGAAGCGGTAGAAGCATTGGCGGCGCTCTAA